From Solwaraspora sp. WMMD1047, the proteins below share one genomic window:
- a CDS encoding glycoside hydrolase family 3 N-terminal domain-containing protein, giving the protein MSLEEKIAQLVGVWVGADATGGDVAPYQSEITGKGLPFEDLIRSGLGQLTRPFGTAPVDPVLGARSLAAAQAQIVATSRFGIPAQVHEECLTGFAAYRATAYPAPLCWGASFDPELVEEMASRIGRSMRAVGVHQGLAPVLDVTRDYRWGRTEETIGEDPYLVGTVGAAYVRGLEQAGVVATLKHFAGYSASRGGRNLAPVPMGRRELTDVILPPFEMALRLGGARSVMNSYAEIDGVPVAADPELLTALLRDEWGFDGTVVSDYFSVRFLHTLHGVAADAGQAAGIALRAGIDVELPDPDGFGAPLVEAVRSGAVAEDLVDRALLRVLTQKAELGLLDEDWRGLPDGIDDVRLDDETGRDIALRLARQSIVLLRNADSVLPLATGRRVALVGPVADDPMAMLGCYSFPAHVGVKHPDQGLGLEIPSLRESLDRLLPDLRYAAGCQITGDDRSGIEAAVAAAADSDVCVLAVGDRAGLFGRGTSGEGCDATDLRLPGVQPELVRAVLATGTPVVLVLLAGRPYALGPEVEGAAGVVAAFFPGQLGGQALAEVLTGAVEPSGRLPVSVPADAGGLPATYLAPPLGRRSDVSSVDPTPAFPFGHGLGYTTFEWRDAAILDPADAGVLDPAGAGADGAVEWPVDGAVTVGITVHNAGSRPGTEVVQLYLHDPVAQVTRPVVRLVGYARVPLAAGECARVSFLVPADVTSFTGLRGRRIVEPGDVELRFGRSSAEMVAGLPLRLVGTEREVGHQRELLAPARISRPDPATAPGVSTPGAATQGVGE; this is encoded by the coding sequence ATGTCGCTTGAGGAGAAGATCGCCCAGCTCGTCGGGGTCTGGGTCGGCGCCGACGCGACCGGCGGTGACGTCGCCCCCTACCAGTCCGAGATCACCGGCAAGGGGCTGCCCTTCGAGGACCTGATCCGGTCCGGCCTCGGCCAGTTGACCCGGCCGTTCGGGACCGCACCTGTCGATCCCGTCCTCGGCGCCCGGTCGCTGGCCGCCGCCCAGGCGCAGATCGTGGCGACCAGCCGGTTCGGCATCCCGGCCCAGGTCCACGAGGAGTGCCTGACCGGCTTCGCGGCGTACCGGGCGACCGCCTACCCGGCCCCGCTGTGCTGGGGAGCCTCGTTCGACCCGGAGTTGGTCGAGGAGATGGCCAGCCGGATCGGCCGGTCGATGCGGGCGGTGGGCGTACACCAGGGGTTGGCGCCGGTGCTGGACGTGACCCGCGACTACCGGTGGGGGCGGACCGAGGAGACCATCGGTGAGGACCCGTACCTGGTGGGCACGGTCGGCGCCGCGTACGTGCGCGGGCTGGAGCAGGCCGGGGTGGTCGCCACCCTGAAGCACTTCGCCGGCTACTCGGCCTCCCGGGGCGGCCGAAACCTGGCACCGGTGCCGATGGGGCGGCGGGAGCTGACCGACGTCATCCTGCCGCCGTTCGAGATGGCGCTGCGGCTCGGCGGCGCCCGATCGGTGATGAACTCGTACGCCGAGATCGACGGCGTCCCGGTGGCGGCCGACCCGGAGCTGCTGACCGCGCTGCTGCGCGACGAGTGGGGCTTCGACGGCACGGTGGTGTCGGACTACTTCTCGGTCCGGTTCCTGCACACCCTGCACGGGGTCGCCGCCGACGCCGGCCAGGCGGCCGGGATCGCGCTGCGGGCCGGCATCGACGTGGAGCTGCCCGACCCGGACGGGTTCGGCGCCCCGCTCGTCGAAGCGGTTCGCTCCGGCGCGGTCGCCGAGGATCTGGTCGACCGGGCCCTGCTGCGGGTACTCACCCAGAAGGCCGAACTGGGTCTGCTCGACGAGGACTGGCGCGGGCTGCCCGACGGCATCGACGACGTCCGGCTGGACGACGAGACCGGCCGGGACATCGCGCTGCGGCTGGCCCGGCAGTCGATCGTGCTGCTGCGCAACGCCGACAGCGTCCTGCCGCTCGCGACCGGCCGGCGGGTGGCACTCGTCGGCCCGGTCGCCGACGACCCGATGGCGATGCTGGGCTGCTACTCGTTCCCGGCGCACGTCGGCGTCAAGCACCCCGACCAGGGGCTGGGGCTGGAGATCCCGTCGCTGCGGGAATCGCTCGACCGGCTCCTCCCCGACCTTCGGTACGCCGCCGGCTGCCAGATCACCGGCGACGACCGGTCCGGCATCGAGGCGGCCGTCGCCGCCGCCGCCGACAGCGATGTCTGCGTCCTCGCCGTCGGCGACCGGGCCGGGCTGTTCGGCCGGGGCACCTCCGGCGAGGGCTGCGACGCCACCGACCTCCGGCTGCCGGGGGTGCAGCCCGAACTGGTCCGGGCCGTGCTCGCCACCGGCACCCCGGTGGTCCTGGTGCTGCTGGCCGGCCGGCCGTACGCGCTCGGCCCCGAGGTCGAGGGCGCGGCCGGCGTCGTGGCGGCGTTCTTCCCCGGCCAGCTCGGCGGGCAGGCGCTCGCCGAGGTCCTCACCGGCGCCGTCGAACCGTCCGGCCGGCTGCCGGTGAGCGTCCCGGCGGACGCCGGTGGGCTGCCGGCCACCTACCTCGCACCGCCGCTCGGCCGGCGCTCCGACGTCTCCTCGGTCGATCCGACCCCGGCGTTCCCGTTCGGGCACGGGCTCGGCTACACCACGTTCGAGTGGCGCGACGCCGCCATACTCGATCCGGCGGACGCCGGGGTGCTCGATCCGGCGGGCGCCGGGGCCGACGGAGCGGTCGAGTGGCCCGTCGACGGGGCGGTGACCGTCGGGATCACCGTCCACAATGCCGGCTCCCGGCCCGGCACCGAGGTCGTGCAGCTCTACCTGCACGACCCGGTGGCGCAGGTGACCCGGCCGGTGGTCCGGCTGGTCGGCTACGCCCGGGTGCCGCTGGCGGCCGGCGAGTGCGCGCGGGTGAGCTTCCTGGTGCCGGCCGACGTCACCTCGTTCACCGGCCTGCGGGGGCGCCGGATCGTCGAGCCCGGCGACGTGGAGCTGCGGTTCGGCCGCTCCAGCGCGGAAATGGTGGCCGGCCTGCCGCTGCGGTTGGTCGGCACCGAGCGCGAGGTGGGACACCAGCGGGAACTGCTGGCGCCGGCCCGGATCAGCCGCCCGGACCCGGCCACGGCGCCGGGGGTCAGCACGCCGGGGGCCGCGACGCAGGGGGTAGGAGAATGA
- a CDS encoding LacI family DNA-binding transcriptional regulator, with protein MAAPSPGNQPSSATIATIAGEVGVSVTTVSKVLNGRSDVAPGTRARVEASLERHRYRRRGRRAAPGGEQLDLVFHQFNSAWTMEIIRGVENVAAPAKIGVLLSQLGGAHRPQREWFDAVLTRRPLGVLLVLANLTQTQRLRLQRQRIPVVVIDTDSATAASVPTVGSNNWNGGLLAARHLLDLGHRRIAIISGPEDVLCSRARVAGFRFAHDEAAVPVDPDLVRYGNFYVNAGYEHGLRLLSRPDRPTAIFAGSDMQALGVLQAARRLGIEIPRDLSVVGYDNIPVSAWTGPALTTVNQPLEDMASTATRMLLDLARGVDPPTSRIDLVTELVVRESTGPPPAS; from the coding sequence ATGGCAGCTCCATCGCCGGGCAATCAGCCCAGCTCCGCGACTATCGCGACCATCGCCGGTGAGGTGGGCGTGTCGGTGACGACCGTCTCCAAGGTCCTCAACGGGCGTTCCGATGTCGCCCCCGGCACCCGGGCCCGGGTCGAGGCCAGCCTGGAGCGGCACCGGTACCGGCGCCGTGGTCGCCGGGCGGCGCCCGGCGGTGAGCAGCTCGACCTGGTCTTCCACCAGTTCAACTCCGCGTGGACGATGGAGATCATCCGCGGCGTCGAGAACGTGGCCGCCCCGGCGAAGATAGGGGTGCTGCTCTCCCAGCTCGGCGGCGCGCACCGGCCGCAACGGGAGTGGTTTGACGCGGTGCTCACCCGCCGCCCCCTCGGGGTGCTGCTGGTGCTGGCCAATCTCACCCAGACCCAGCGGCTCCGGCTGCAGCGGCAGCGGATTCCCGTTGTGGTGATCGACACCGACAGCGCGACCGCCGCGTCGGTACCGACCGTCGGTTCGAACAACTGGAACGGCGGCCTGCTGGCCGCCCGGCACCTGTTGGACCTGGGCCACCGCCGGATAGCGATCATCTCCGGTCCGGAGGACGTGTTGTGCAGCCGGGCGCGGGTGGCGGGTTTCCGGTTCGCGCACGACGAGGCGGCGGTTCCGGTCGATCCGGACCTGGTGCGGTATGGGAACTTCTACGTGAACGCGGGTTACGAGCACGGGTTGCGGCTGCTCAGCCGGCCGGACCGGCCGACCGCGATCTTCGCCGGGTCGGACATGCAGGCACTGGGGGTGTTGCAGGCGGCCCGCCGGCTCGGCATCGAGATCCCCCGGGACCTGTCGGTGGTCGGCTACGACAACATCCCGGTGTCGGCCTGGACCGGCCCGGCCCTCACCACCGTGAACCAGCCGCTGGAGGACATGGCCAGCACCGCGACCCGGATGCTGCTGGACCTGGCCCGCGGGGTGGACCCGCCGACCAGCCGCATCGACCTGGTGACCGAACTGGTGGTCCGGGAGAGCACCGGGCCACCGCCAGCAAGCTGA